From a region of the Arachis ipaensis cultivar K30076 chromosome B09, Araip1.1, whole genome shotgun sequence genome:
- the LOC107615032 gene encoding protein BRASSINOSTEROID INSENSITIVE 1-like: MCKLDFLKILDLSNNKLSGPIPSCCGVSLFALKNVESVFVESVYLHLEIIIHYHSQGGNSSNNLHHLDLSDNGNLKADHMLHWISNLSFLQYQDLTGINLQDETNWLQLVKLLPSISKLYLEYCRLRDIYPSLQYANFTALNVLDLSNNDFVQAKLPNWIFNFSSGELNISSLFELQFLSFLELGNNDFSIIHYHGQYQDLTGINLQDETNWLQLVRLLPSISQLHLEYCGLQDIYPSLQYANFTALNVLDLSNNDFVQAKLPNWIFNFSSGELNISSLFELQFLSFLELGNNDFSIIHYHGQGKNSSNNLHHLDLSDNGNLKADHMLHCISNLSFLQYQDLTGINLQDETNWLQLVRLLPSISQLHLEYCELRDIYPSLQYANFTALNVLNLSNNDFVQANLPKWIFNFSSGISAIFLSKNSLQGNFLKYFHTFKALIPYFWMTMISMDPFQIGWVNLGN; the protein is encoded by the exons ATGTGCAAGCTTGATTTTCTCAAGATATTGGATCTTTCAAATAACAAATTATCAGGGCCAATTCCAAGTTGTTGTGGAGTCAGTCTATTCGCTTTGAAAAATGTGGAGTCAGTCTTTGTGGAGTCAGTCTATCTGCATTTAGAAAT CATCATCCATTATCATAGTCAGGGTGGAAACTCTTCCAACAACCTCCACCACCTTGATTTGTCAGATAATGGCAATCTTAAAGCTGATCATATGCTTCATTGGATTTCTAATCTTTCCTTTCTGCAGTATCAGGACCTCACTGGAATTAATCTTCAAGATGAAACTAATTGGCTTCAGTTAGTTAAATTGCTTCCTTCTATTTCAAAGTTATATTTAGAGTATTGCAGACTTCGAGACATTTATCCATCCCTGCAATACGCCAATTTTACTGCACTTAACGTCCTTGATCTTTCCAACAATGATTTTGTTCAAGCTAAGTTACCAAACTGGATTTTCAATTTCAGTTCTG GTGAGCTCAACATCTCTTCTTTGTTTGAgcttcaatttttaagttttttgGAGTTGGGCAATAATGATTTCAGCATCATCCATTATCATGGTCAG TATCAGGACCTCACTGGCATTAATCTTCAAGATGAAACTAATTGGCTTCAGTTAGTTAGATTGCTTCCTTCTATTTCACAGTTACATTTGGAGTATTGCGGACTTCAAGACATTTATCCATCCCTACAATACGCCAATTTTACTGCACTTAACGTCCTTGATCTTTCCAACAATGATTTTGTTCAAGCTAAGTTACCAAACTGGATTTTCAATTTCAGTTCTG GTGAGCTCAACATCTCTTCTTTGTTTGAGCTTCAATTTCTAAGTTTTTTGGAGTTGGGCAATAATGATTTCAGCATCATCCATTATCATGGTCAGGGTAAAAACTCTTCCAACAACCTCCACCACCTTGATTTGTCAGATAATGGCAATCTTAAAGCTGATCATATGCTTCATTGTATTTCTAATCTTTCTTTTCTGCAGTATCAGGACCTCACTGGCATTAATCTTCAAGATGAAACTAATTGGCTTCAGTTAGTTAGATTGCTTCCTTCTATTTCACAGTTACATTTGGAGTATTGCGAACTTCGAGACATTTATCCATCCCTACAATATGCCAATTTTACTGCACTTAACGTCCTTAATCTTTCCAACAATGATTTTGTTCAAGCTAACTTACCAAAATGGATTTTCAATTTCAGTTCTGGTATATCAGCTATTTTCCTCTCAAAAAATTCATTGCAAGGCAACTTCCTCAAATATTTCCACACTTTCAAAGCCTTGATTCCTTATTTTTGGATGACAATGATCTCAATGGATCCATTCCAAATTGGATGGGTCAACTTGGGAAACTAA
- the LOC107615031 gene encoding probably inactive leucine-rich repeat receptor-like protein kinase At2g25790 → MCKLDFLKILDLSNNKLSGPIPSCCGVSLFASRNMESVFVESVYPRLEMWGELNISSLFELQFLSFLELDNNNFSIIHYHGQGGNSSNNLYYLDLSDNGNLKADHMLHWISNLSFLQYQDLTGINLQDETNWLQLVRLLPSISELYLEYCGLQNIYPSLQYANFTALNVLDLSNNDFVQAKLPNWIFNFSSGELNISSLFELQFLIFLELGTMTSSSSIIMYQDLTGINLQDETNWLQLVRLLPSISELYVEYYRLRDIYPSLQYANFTAFNVLDLSNNDFVQAKFPNWIFNFSSEKKIVANGEESIVTTLLAKSRGSVLLVLKFILFVVMMLTNCIALQGENSSNNLHHLDLSNKGNLKADHILHWISTLSSMKYLDLTGINLQEETNWLQLVTLLPSLSELYLEYYGVRDIYPSLQYANFTTLDVLDLSNNDFVPAKLPHWIFNFRSGISAIFLSKYSLQGQLPQTFPHFQTLDSLFFG, encoded by the exons ATGTGCAAGCTTGATTTTCTCAAGATATTGGATCTTTCAAATAACAAATTATCAGGGCCAATTCCAAGTTGTTGTGGAGTCAGTCTATTCGCTTCTAGAAATATGGAGTCAGTCTTTGTGGAGTCAGTCTATCCGCGTTTAGAAATGTGGG GTGAGCTCAACATCTCTTCTTTGTTTGAGCTTCAATTTCTAAGTTTTTTGGAGTTGGACAACAATAATTTCAGCATCATCCATTATCATGGTCAGGGTGGAAACTCTTCCAACAACCTCTACTACCTTGATTTGTCAGATAATGGCAATCTTAAAGCTGATCATATGCTTCATTGGATTTCTAATCTTTCCTTTCTGCAGTATCAGGACCTCACTGGAATTAATCTTCAAGATGAAACTAATTGGCTTCAGTTAGTTAGATTGCTTCCTTCTATTTCAGAGTTATATTTGGAGTATTGCGGACTTCAGAACATTTATCCATCCCTGCAATACGCCAATTTTACGGCACTTAACGTCCTTGATCTTTCCAACAATGATTTTGTTCAAGCTAAGTTACCAAACTGGATTTTCAATTTCAGTTCTG GTGAGCTCAACATCTCTTCTTTGTTTGAGCttcaatttctaatttttttggagttGGGCACAATGACTTCATCATCATCCATTATCATG TATCAGGACCTCACTGGCATTAATCTTCAAGATGAAACTAATTGGCTTCAGTTAGTTAGATTGCTTCCTTCTATTTCAGAGTTATATGTGGAGTATTACAGACTTCGGGACATTTATCCATCCCTGCAATACGCCAATTTTACTGCATTTAACGTCCTTGATCTTTCCAACAATGATTTTGTTCAAGCTAAGTTTCCAAACTGGATTTTCAATTTCAGTTCTG AAAAAAAGATTGTTGCCAATGGAGAGGAGTCCATTGTGACAACACTACTGGCAAAGTCACGGGGCTCAGTCTTACTTGTCCTCAAATTTATCCTATTTGTGGTAATGATGTTAACAAACTGCATTGCCTTACAG GGTGAAAACTCTTCCAACAACCTCCACCACCTTGATTTGTCAAATAAAGGCAATCTTAAAGCTGATCATATACTTCATTGGATTTCTACTCTTTCCTCTATGAAGTATCTGGACCTCACTGGCATTAATCTTCAAGAGGAAACTAATTGGCTTCAGTTAGTTACATTGCTTCCTTCTCTTTCAGAGTTATATTTGGAGTATTACGGAGTTCGGGACATTTATCCATCCCTGCAATACGCCAATTTTACTACACTTGACGTCCTTGATCTTTCCAACAATGATTTTGTTCCAGCTAAGTTACCACACTGGATTTTCAATTTCAGATCTGGTATATCAGCTATTTTCCTCTCAAAATATTCATTGCAAGGCCAACTTCCTCAAACATTTCCACACTTTCAAACCCTTGATTCCTTATTTTTTGGATGA
- the LOC107615030 gene encoding putative F-box protein At2g33200, whose translation MASPSPSVPYALLPSLQQTHLIDDDDPITVDRSIFSLSEKKLYEWKNTLKGHVGEWCVGSSHGWIILLDQNGVPLLLNSSSSTTINIPPLPLSFLHPVTYSYFAEYLRKTFIVKAILMCCSSPSSYILAIIYGSNYKIAYCNSATWVELSDDKQSYCDIVFSNNYLYALTQDGSVEVWNICGQIPKRLILLTPTAEANYEEEKPYLENNFSRNLYLVVSAKEILLVTKIYWEFYKRWKKMRFLHDKVLFLGVNEFVSMDAKACLGCEANSIYFTDDRWEEMTLDYMYGGHDWGVFNLEEKCVKSMQCANRIDPPPIWIVP comes from the exons ATGGCTTCTCCTTCTCCCTCAGTTCCCTACGCTCTTCTTCCAAGCCTTCAACAAACACACCTCATTGATGATGATGATCCTATAACTGTTGACCGAAGCATCTTCAGTTTATCAGAGAAAAAGCTTTATGAATGGAAAAACACATTGAAGGGTCATGTTGGAGAATGGTGTGTTGGTTCTTCTCATGGTTGGATTATACTTTTGGATCAGAATGGAGTTCCACTTCTTCtaaactcttcttcttccactaCCATTAACATACCACCTCTTCCCCTTTCATTCTTGCACCCCGTCACATATTCTTACTTCGCTGAATACTTAAGGAAAACCTTCATAGTCAAAGCAATCTTGATGTGTTGTTCCTCTCCTTCAAGCTATATTCTTGCCATCATATATGGTTCCAACTACAAGATTGCTTATTGCAACTCTGCAACTTGGGTTGAGCTCTCTGATGATAAGCAATCTTATTGTGACATTGTGTTCAGCAACAACTATCTGTATGCCTTGACACAAGATGGTTCTGTTGAAGTTTGGAATATTTGTGGGCAAATTCCTAAAAGATTGATTCTTTTAACACCAACTGCGGAGGCAAATTATGAAGAGGAAAAACCATATTTAGAAAATAATTTCTCAAGAAATTTATACTTAGTGGTATCTGCAAAAGAAATCTTGCTGGTGACAAAGATTTATTGGGAATTTT ACAAGAGAtggaaaaagatgagatttttacaTGATAAAGTTCTGTTCTTGGGTGTTAATGAATTTGTATCAATGGATGCTAAAGCTTGCTTGGGGTGTGAAGCAAACTCAATCTATTTCACAGATGATAGGTGGGAAGAGATGACTTTGGACTACATGTATGGTGGACATGATTGGGGTGTTTTCAATCTTGAAGAGAAATGTGTTAAGAGCATGCAATGTGCAAATAGGATTGATCCTCCACCAATTTGGATAGTTCCATAA
- the LOC107615029 gene encoding NAD-dependent malic enzyme 62 kDa isoform, mitochondrial-like, whose protein sequence is MSNPTKNAECTLEVAFSILGDNIIFASGSPFRDVDLGNGRIGHCNQGNNMYLFPGIGLGTLLSGSRVISDGMLQAAAER, encoded by the exons ATGTCAAATCCAACAAAGAATG CTGAATGCACCCTCGAAGTAGCATTCTCCATATTGGGTGACAACATTATTTTTGCAAGTGGAAGTCCGTTCAGGGATGTGGATCTTG gaAATGGTCGCATTGGCCACTGCAACCAGGGAAACAACATGTACCTCTTTCCAGG CATTGGTCTTGGAACACTCTTGTCTGGTTCTAGAGTCATCTCTGATGGTATGCTACAGGCTGCTGCTGAGCGCTAA